GATGGTGGCGGCGCGCTTGCCCAGGCGCTGCACGTGGATGCGGTCCGCGACCTGGAACACGTGCGGCATGTTGTGCGAGATGAGGATGACGGGCACGCCGTTTCCGCGCAGATTCTCGATCAGCTCGAGCACCTGGTTGGACTCGCGCACGCCGAGTGCGGCCGTCGGCTCGTCGAGCACGACCACCTTCGAGCCGAATGCTGCGGCTCGTGCCACTGCCACGGCCTGGCGTTGTCCGCCGGACAGGTTCTCCACGGAGACGGTGACGTCCTGCAGCGTGGAGATGCCGAGCTTCAGCACCTGATCGCGCGCTTCCTTCCGCATCCCGGAGGTGTCGAGGGCGCGGAACACCGAGCCCAGGATGCCGGGCTTGCGACGCTCGCGTCCGAGGAACAGATTCGATGCGACGTCGAGCGCCGGGGAGACGGCGAGGTTCTGGTACACGGTCTCGATACCGGCGTTTCGCGCGTCCTGCGGACCCTTGAAGTGCACTTCCTGCCCGTCGAGGAACAGCTGCCCGTCGTCGGGGATGTACGCGCCGGTCAGGCACTTGATGAGCGTCGACTTGCCGGCGCCGTTGTCGCCGATCACCGCGAGCACCTCGCCGGCGTGCAGCTGGAGGCTGACGCCGTCGAGGCCGACCACGCGGCCGAAGGTCTTCACGAGACGCTTCGCCTCGAGCACCGGCACCCGGGTGGGGGCCGGAGCCTGGACTGTTTCCTGAGCGGTCTGGGTCATTTCCGTACCTTTCTGATCCACTGGTCGATGGCGACCGCGACGATGACGAGGATGCCGATGGCGAGGGTCTGGTAGAGACCGTCGACGCCGGCGAGGAACAAGCCGTTGCGGAAGACACCGACGATGATCGCGCCGAGCAGCGTTCCCCAGATGATCCCGCGGCCGCCGAAGAGCGACGTGCCGCCGATCACGACGGCGGTGATGGAGTCGAGGTTCAGATCGGCGCCCGCGTTCGGACTGGCAGCGCCCGAGCGTCCGATCTGGATCCATGCGGCGATCGCGAGGATGGCTCCGGCGGCGATGTAGACGCTCAGAAGCACCTTCTTGGTCGAGATGCCGGCCAGACGTGCGGCATCCTCGTCGTCGCCGACGGCGTAGACGTGGCGGCCCCAGGCGGTGCGTCCGAGAATGTAGGCGACGAGCGCGTAGAGCACGAGCATGATGATGACCCCGACGGTCAGGCGGACGTCGCCGAGCGGGAGGGCGGTCGCCGTCCAGGTCATGAGTTCAGGCATGTCCGTCTTGCGGATCGTCTGACCGCCGCTGTACAGCAGGGTCAGCGCGATGAAGACGTTGAAGGTTCCGAGCGTCGCGATGAACGGCGGGAGCTTGACCCGTGTGACCAGTAGGCCATTGAGCGCGCCGGCGGCGAGTGCGGCGACGAGCCCGAGGAAGAGGGCGACCGGTGCCGGCAGGCCGTTGCTCGCAGCCGTCTGCGCCATCACCATCGAGGTGCCGATCATCAGCGCGCCGACCGAGAGGTCGATTCCCGCGGTGAGGATGATCAGTGTCTGAGCGATCGCGACGGTGCCGACGACGGACACCTGGTCGAGCACGAGCGACAGGTTCGCCGCAGCGAAGAAGCGCGGGTTGATGACGCCGAACACTATGACGGCGATCACGAGCACGACGGCGGGGCTGATGGCGGGGTAGCGGTGGAGCACCCCGCGGAGGCGGTCGACCGGCGTGCGCCGATCGAGGAACTCGGCAGCGAGGTCCAGGTTTGATGTGGCTGTTTGGGTCACGGTTTCACTTCCGTCAGTCGGTCCGGGGATGCCGCGGGCGGGCGAGAACGCTCGGCCGCGGCATCCGCAGGTCGGGTGCTTACTTGCCGCCCCAGCAGATGCTGGTGGCTTCGGCGGTGTCGATCGATTCGACGCCGTCGGCGGGCTGGTCGGTGACGAGCTTGACGCCGGTGTTGAAGAAGTCGAGGCCATCGGTGACCTCGGGCTTCTTGTCGTCCTTGACCAGCTCGACGATCGCCTTCACCCCGAGCTCGGCCATCGCGACGGGGTACTGCTGGCTGGTCGCGTCGATGATGCCCTCTTCGACCTGGCCGACGCCGGCGCAGCCGCCGTCGATCGAGACGATGATCACGTCGTCCTTGGTCTTGCCCGCGGCCTCGAGCGCTTGGTAGGCGCCGTAGGCAGCCGGCTCATTGATCGTGTACACGACGTTGATGTCCGCGTTCTTGGCGAGCAGGTTCTCCATCGCGGTGCGCCCGCCGTCCTCAGCGCCCTGCGACGCCTCGCTGCCCACGATCGTGTACTCGCCGCCCTTGCCGCCGGCGTAGGAGCCGCTCGGCTTCTCGTCGCCGTTGACCCGGTCGTCGCCGAGGTCGATGCCGAGACCGTCGAGGAAGCCCTGGTCGCGGTTGTAGTCGACGCTCACGGCCTTGTCGTCGAACAGATCGATGAGGCCGATGACGGCTTCGGCGCCGTCGAGCTTCTGGGCGGTCCACTGGCCGATGTACTGGCCGGCGAGGTAATTGTCGGTCGCGTACGTGATGTCCACGGCGTCGGCGGGGTCCGGCACGGTGTCCAGCGCGATGACGAAGATGCCGGCGTCGCGGGCCTTCTCGATCGCGTCGAGCACGGCGGGACCGTTCGGGGTGATCAGGATGCCCTTGTCGCCCTTGGAGATCGCAGCCTCGATGGCCTGGATCTGGGTGTCCTCGTCGCCGTCCTCCTTGCCGGCGGCGAGGGTCAGCGTGACGCCGTCCTTCTCAGCCGCGGCCTCGGCGCCGTCCTGCATGGCGATGAAGAACGGGTTGGAGTTGGTCTTCACGATCAGCGAGACGCCGATCGTGTCGCCGGCCGGCTGGTCGCCTGCCGCGCCGCCGGCGCCTGAGCATCCGGTCAGGGTGATCGCGAGCGCTGCGGATGTGGAAACGGCAGCCAGGAGAACGCGGCTGCGTCGGGTGATGTTCTTCATTGAATTCCTCTCGGCGTTCGTCGCCTGATTGACAACGATGTCAAGACGCATTTTTAGTCGAAGGTTGAACTAGAGTCAAGGTGACTTTCGAGGAATGAGACCGAACTGTGACATCGATGTCAACACCGACACCCCCGCGCGGTCGGGCGACGATGAAGGACGTCGCCGCGCTGGCAGGCGCGGGAGTGAAGACCGTCTCGCGGGTGATCAACAACGAACCGAACGTCACGCCGGCGATGGCGAAGCGCGTGTGGGATGCGGTGC
The DNA window shown above is from Microbacterium murale and carries:
- a CDS encoding ATP-binding cassette domain-containing protein, producing MTQTAQETVQAPAPTRVPVLEAKRLVKTFGRVVGLDGVSLQLHAGEVLAVIGDNGAGKSTLIKCLTGAYIPDDGQLFLDGQEVHFKGPQDARNAGIETVYQNLAVSPALDVASNLFLGRERRKPGILGSVFRALDTSGMRKEARDQVLKLGISTLQDVTVSVENLSGGQRQAVAVARAAAFGSKVVVLDEPTAALGVRESNQVLELIENLRGNGVPVILISHNMPHVFQVADRIHVQRLGKRAATITPQSHNMTDAVAIMTGAAQA
- a CDS encoding ABC transporter permease, coding for MTQTATSNLDLAAEFLDRRTPVDRLRGVLHRYPAISPAVVLVIAVIVFGVINPRFFAAANLSLVLDQVSVVGTVAIAQTLIILTAGIDLSVGALMIGTSMVMAQTAASNGLPAPVALFLGLVAALAAGALNGLLVTRVKLPPFIATLGTFNVFIALTLLYSGGQTIRKTDMPELMTWTATALPLGDVRLTVGVIIMLVLYALVAYILGRTAWGRHVYAVGDDEDAARLAGISTKKVLLSVYIAAGAILAIAAWIQIGRSGAASPNAGADLNLDSITAVVIGGTSLFGGRGIIWGTLLGAIIVGVFRNGLFLAGVDGLYQTLAIGILVIVAVAIDQWIRKVRK
- a CDS encoding substrate-binding domain-containing protein, encoding MKNITRRSRVLLAAVSTSAALAITLTGCSGAGGAAGDQPAGDTIGVSLIVKTNSNPFFIAMQDGAEAAAEKDGVTLTLAAGKEDGDEDTQIQAIEAAISKGDKGILITPNGPAVLDAIEKARDAGIFVIALDTVPDPADAVDITYATDNYLAGQYIGQWTAQKLDGAEAVIGLIDLFDDKAVSVDYNRDQGFLDGLGIDLGDDRVNGDEKPSGSYAGGKGGEYTIVGSEASQGAEDGGRTAMENLLAKNADINVVYTINEPAAYGAYQALEAAGKTKDDVIIVSIDGGCAGVGQVEEGIIDATSQQYPVAMAELGVKAIVELVKDDKKPEVTDGLDFFNTGVKLVTDQPADGVESIDTAEATSICWGGK